One window of Candidatus Regiella endosymbiont of Tuberolachnus salignus genomic DNA carries:
- the dnaX gene encoding DNA polymerase III subunit gamma/tau, translated as MSYQVLARKWRPQVFSAVVGQQHVLTALSNGLLLGRLHHAYLLSGTRGVGKTSIARLLAKGLNCDKEITATPCGKCISCQEIEQGRFIDLIEIDAASRTKVEDTRELLDNVQYAPVRGRFKVYLIDEVHMLSRHSFNALLKTLEEPPAHVKFILATTDPQKLPITVLSRCLQFHLQALNIEQIRTQLEKVLEAEQVVYDARALHLLAKAADGSLRDALSLTDQAIAMGQGQVTTETVSQMLGTLNDEQPLAIIEALLNADAVQLMTQVAQAASRGVDWETLLVESLRLLHQIAMMQLLPSSHHQFDDQDQAIELRLRTLAKVLPPADIQLYYQTLLIGRKELVYAPDLRMGVEMTLLRALAFHPQRLIDEKQSMVSQPPQNISTFSSVNNTNDAKSMTESVSTNPLPSVTAQLLQARTQLSLPQDNRLKNQAESKDIKIKKNLQLTADSVLTKNVELKAEPDDNQQSRISSTPNQLDKNNTAVKKEAYRWKAQNQSPTVEAVVTLKTLRNALQYEKNPELLQKLAQEAINRDLWAAEINKLSLPKLVQQLALNTFKQTIESNNICLHLRSSQHHLNSLSARKTLAEALSHLYGEKIKLSLIEDDDPAQRTPLEWRQTIYEEKLALARQSIKGDNNIQMLCHFFDAILDEESIQPI; from the coding sequence ATGAGCTATCAGGTTCTTGCCCGTAAGTGGCGCCCACAAGTTTTTTCAGCAGTGGTGGGTCAGCAGCATGTGCTGACGGCACTCTCCAATGGTCTTTTATTAGGGCGTTTGCACCATGCTTATCTTTTATCGGGTACCCGAGGGGTAGGAAAAACCTCTATCGCTCGCCTACTGGCGAAAGGGCTTAATTGTGATAAGGAAATTACCGCGACTCCCTGTGGAAAATGTATTAGCTGTCAAGAAATTGAGCAAGGACGTTTTATCGATTTGATCGAAATTGATGCTGCTTCACGTACAAAAGTGGAAGATACGCGTGAATTACTCGATAACGTGCAATACGCGCCAGTGCGCGGGCGTTTTAAAGTCTATCTGATCGACGAAGTTCATATGCTATCTCGGCACAGTTTTAATGCTTTGTTGAAAACGTTAGAAGAGCCCCCAGCACACGTAAAATTTATACTAGCGACGACTGATCCACAAAAATTACCGATCACTGTCCTTTCTCGTTGCCTTCAATTTCACTTACAAGCACTCAATATAGAACAAATTCGTACTCAGCTAGAAAAAGTATTAGAGGCTGAGCAAGTAGTTTACGATGCTAGAGCGCTGCACTTATTAGCTAAAGCTGCAGATGGCAGCTTGCGTGATGCCTTGAGTCTAACTGATCAAGCCATTGCTATGGGACAAGGACAGGTAACAACAGAAACGGTCAGCCAAATGCTCGGCACATTAAACGACGAGCAACCCTTAGCTATTATTGAAGCATTGCTTAATGCAGATGCTGTGCAGCTGATGACTCAAGTTGCGCAAGCGGCGTCACGGGGGGTCGATTGGGAGACTCTCCTTGTTGAAAGCTTACGGCTATTACACCAGATTGCTATGATGCAGCTGCTGCCTTCAAGCCATCATCAGTTCGATGATCAGGATCAAGCCATAGAACTACGTTTACGTACTTTGGCAAAAGTATTACCCCCCGCGGATATTCAACTTTATTACCAAACTTTATTGATCGGACGTAAAGAGTTGGTATATGCCCCTGATCTGCGCATGGGAGTCGAAATGACCTTGTTACGTGCATTAGCATTTCATCCACAAAGGTTGATTGATGAAAAACAGAGTATGGTAAGCCAGCCACCACAAAATATTTCAACCTTCTCGTCTGTGAACAACACCAATGATGCTAAGTCAATGACGGAATCAGTGAGTACAAACCCTTTGCCTTCTGTTACTGCACAGTTATTACAAGCCCGCACACAATTATCGTTGCCGCAAGATAACCGGTTAAAAAACCAAGCTGAGTCAAAAGACATCAAGATTAAAAAAAATCTTCAATTGACTGCAGACAGCGTACTGACAAAAAATGTAGAGCTGAAAGCAGAGCCTGATGATAATCAACAGTCTCGGATAAGTAGCACACCTAACCAATTAGATAAAAATAATACGGCTGTTAAAAAGGAAGCTTACCGCTGGAAGGCACAAAATCAGTCCCCGACAGTGGAAGCAGTAGTTACATTAAAAACGTTACGTAACGCATTACAATATGAAAAAAATCCAGAGCTACTGCAAAAATTAGCTCAAGAGGCCATCAATCGTGATCTTTGGGCGGCAGAGATAAATAAGTTATCTTTGCCTAAATTAGTCCAACAGTTAGCGCTAAATACGTTTAAACAAACCATTGAATCGAATAATATTTGTCTTCATTTGCGTTCTTCTCAGCATCATTTAAATTCGTTATCTGCCCGAAAAACCCTTGCCGAGGCGTTGAGCCATCTATACGGTGAAAAAATAAAACTCAGCCTGATTGAAGACGATGATCCAGCACAACGCACTCCGCTCGAGTGGCGGCAAACAATTTATGAGGAAAAACTTGCACTGGCGCGTCAGTCAATTAAAGGAGATAATAATATTCAAATGTTGTGTCATTTTTTTGATGCCATCCTGGATGAAGAAAGTATTCAACCGATTTAG
- a CDS encoding YbaB/EbfC family nucleoid-associated protein, producing MLGVGDIIKNAKENIEKIQAEIQQAEATGESGGGDVKVTINGAYKCLDISIDPSLITNLITGEVNKQVLEDLIRAAYDNAVEKIAAIQKEKLGAISNAFPPGFKMPF from the coding sequence ATGTTGGGTGTAGGTGATATTATAAAAAATGCCAAGGAAAATATAGAAAAAATACAGGCAGAAATTCAGCAAGCAGAAGCCACTGGTGAGTCAGGCGGTGGCGACGTTAAGGTAACAATTAATGGCGCGTATAAATGTTTAGACATTAGTATTGATCCAAGCCTAATAACAAATCTAATAACAGGTGAGGTAAATAAACAAGTATTAGAAGATCTGATTCGTGCCGCCTATGACAATGCAGTAGAAAAGATTGCAGCCATTCAAAAAGAAAAATTAGGTGCAATATCAAACGCATTTCCACCAGGTTTCAAGATGCCATTTTAA
- the rmf gene encoding ribosome modulation factor — MKRQKRDPLQRALSRGYQAGITGRSKEKCPYQSLNARSHWLGGWRQAIADKSVIA, encoded by the coding sequence ATGAAAAGACAGAAGAGAGATCCACTACAAAGAGCATTGTCACGTGGTTATCAAGCAGGGATAACTGGTCGTTCAAAAGAAAAGTGTCCCTATCAGTCGTTAAATGCACGTAGTCATTGGTTAGGAGGTTGGCGACAGGCCATAGCAGATAAGAGTGTTATCGCCTAA
- the fabA gene encoding bifunctional 3-hydroxydecanoyl-ACP dehydratase/trans-2-decenoyl-ACP isomerase has protein sequence MADKDKSQPYKEKSYTEDDLKASGRGELFTATNGPCLPADNMLMMDRITSINTDGGEYHKGCIEAELDINPDLWFFKCHFIGDPVMPGCLGLDAMWQLVGFYLGWLGYEGKGRALGVGEVKFSGEVLPTSKKVTYKINFKRIKKSWCILGIADGEVSVDGQKIYTATELKVGLFNKTNNC, from the coding sequence ATGGCAGATAAAGATAAATCTCAACCTTATAAAGAAAAATCTTATACAGAAGACGATCTTAAAGCATCAGGACGTGGCGAGCTTTTTACAGCAACAAACGGACCCTGTTTGCCAGCCGACAATATGTTAATGATGGATCGCATTACTAGCATCAACACAGACGGGGGTGAATATCATAAAGGTTGTATTGAAGCGGAGCTCGACATTAACCCTGACCTTTGGTTCTTTAAATGTCATTTCATTGGTGATCCTGTCATGCCAGGGTGCCTTGGCTTAGATGCTATGTGGCAACTGGTCGGTTTCTATCTTGGCTGGCTGGGATATGAAGGTAAAGGGCGCGCACTTGGAGTAGGTGAAGTGAAATTTAGCGGTGAAGTGTTACCTACATCAAAAAAAGTAACGTATAAAATTAATTTCAAACGTATTAAGAAGAGTTGGTGCATTTTGGGTATTGCTGATGGAGAAGTCTCGGTAGATGGCCAAAAAATCTACACTGCCACTGAGTTAAAAGTAGGACTGTTCAATAAGACTAATAACTGTTAA